One stretch of Arachis hypogaea cultivar Tifrunner chromosome 20, arahy.Tifrunner.gnm2.J5K5, whole genome shotgun sequence DNA includes these proteins:
- the LOC112786620 gene encoding uncharacterized protein isoform X1, translating to MGIRYQNVAACAVLVIVMLMAEIAGICANSSTLLHSPCLERERQALVKFKASLNDSSNTLSSWHGHDCCQWKGIGCDNVTSHVVVLDLANPYLKCRRSEAQIEYTSEEHDYEESLSSECDPFSDQYLKATNVNSSLLELEYLTHLDLSGNYFSWSHIPMFIGSMHRLRYLSLADAGFGGRIPSNLGNLTNLHFLDLSGNGFSPDSNINWISELPFLEHLDMSFIYTWFQVNINLTINAPKLQFLSLADNGFSVSNLDALQNMTSLVHLDLHGNNLTLIPSLFGNFKKLEYLHLSRCGLHGPIPNAFQNATSIEFLDLSENNFDSLSSWFHKFKKLKHLFLSSNNFQGTIPVALQNITSIESLDLYVNSFTSVPSWFIELKKLVYLDLSLNKLTSMKCSISSILKSMCHLKWLYIAGNRLRQESIGNNDLSTCIRHDLENLDLSQNEFNDHLPSWLGQLENLGNLYLQDNFFYGPIPSSFGKLLKLKNLDLSNNKLEGDLPDFMGQLVNLMEVNLSNNSFNGTITQNLEQLVNLQYFDISNNYLKGIIPQNLGQLVNLSTLYLSNNYLRGSIPSSLGQLISLVFVDLSNNYLKGIIPTSLNQLVNLYTLDLSRNKLDGRMCIDFQKLVNLLCLDLSSNNLYGTITVEESHPFIISKMSYLNLSHNQISGSLPEHIGHIMPNLGSLILGNNLINGSIPKSLCQVDDLSILDLSKNRLSGKIPNCWKDNKAWEEINLSSNKLSGAVPSSFGNLSSLSWLHLNNNSLHGEFLASLRNLSQLLIMDLGENQISGTIPSWSANTFSSLQILRLRQNRLSGSIPSQICELSSIQILDLSRNNLNGSIPRCIGNLRGMTLEAPALSPASSAAELNNLSLAESRWTTEDVIEVIKGRELDYIRILKLVVIMDLSENNLVGSIPKGITLLNGLHSLNLSNNHLIGKIPNMIGDMRSLESFDVSSNQLSGTIPSSMLALTSLSHLNLSHNDFSGPIPTENQFSTYDSSSYAGNPYLCGSPLPNKCGYLHEDHGSNEFEDEDNNLDKLEKWLFYFVIAIGFATGFWGVIGTLWFKKTWRHAYFRWVEDLADTIYVTTAIRMAKLKKWMMMRSRVIA from the exons ATGGGAATTAGATACCAAAATGTAGCTGCATGCGCAGTATTGGTAATTGTGATGTTAATGGCTGAAATTGCAGGCATTTGTGCAAATTCAAGTACTCTCCTCCACTCTCCGTGTCTTGAAAGAGAGAGGCAAGCTCTTGTGAAGTTCAAAGCATCCCTGAATGATTCGTCAAACACGCTTTCCTCATGGCATGGCCATGACTGCTGCCAATGGAAAGGGATCGGTTGTGATAATGTTACCAGTCACGTTGTCGTGCTTGATCTCGCCAATCCTTATCTGAAATGCAGGAGATCCGAGGCACAAATTGAATACACGTCGGAAGAACATGATTATGAGGAGTCGTTATCAAGTGAATGTGACCCTTTCAGCGATCAATATTTAAAAGCTACGAATGTGAATTCGTCCCTACTGGAACTGGAATACTTGACTCATTTGGACTTGAGTGGAAATTACTTCTCTTGGAGTCACATACCGATGTTCATTGGTTCTATGCACCGCCTCAGGTATTTATCCCTCGCTGATGCTGGTTTTGGCGGGAGAATACCCAGCAATCTTGGAAATCTCACCAACCTCCACTTTCTTGATCTGAGTGGGAATGGATTTTCACCAGACAGCAACATCAATTGGATTTCTGAATTGCCATTCCTGGAACACCTTGATATGAGCTTTATTTACACTTGGTTTCAG GTTAATATTAATCTCACCATCAATGCTCCTAAACTTCAATTCCTAAGTCTTGCCGACAATGGATTTAGTGTGTCAAATTTGGATGCTTTACAAAACATGACATCTCTTGTGCATCTTGATCTCCATGGAAACAATCTTACTTTAATTCCATCTTTGTTTGGCAACTTCAAGAAACTTGAGTATCTTCATCTTTCTAGGTGTGGGCTTCATGGTCCAATTCCAAATGCTTTTCAAAATGCAACTTCCATTGAATTTTTGGACCTTTCTGAGAATAATTTTGACTCTCTTTCATCCTGGTTTCACAAGTTTAAAAAACTCAAACATCTTTTTCTTTCATCTAATAACTTCCAAGGTACAATTCCCgttgctttacaaaatataactAGCATCGAGTCCCTTGACCTTTATGTCAACTCTTTTACTTCAGTTCCATCTTGGTTTATTGAGTTAAAGAAACTTGTCTACCTCGATCTTTCACTTAATAAATTAACATCTATGAAATGTTCCATTTCATCCATTTTGAAAAGCATGTGTCACCTGAAATGGTTATATATAGCAGGAAATAGACTCCGACAAGAATCTATTGGAAACAATGATTTGTCTACCTGCATTAGACATGATTTGGAGAATCTTGACTTGAGTCAAAATGAATTTAACGATCATTTACCATCTTGGTTAGGACAACTTGAAAATCTAGGCAACCTTTATCTCCAAGATAATTTTTTCTATGGTCCCATTCCCTCTTCTTTTGGAAAATTACTGAAATTGAAAAACTTGGATTTATCCAACAACAAGTTAGAAGGGGACCTTCCTGATTTCATGGGACAACTTGTAAATTTAATGGAGGTGAATCTTTCAAATAATTCATTTAATGGAACGATTACTCAAAATCTTGAACAACTTGTAAATTTACAATATTTTGATAtctcaaataattatttaaaggGAATTATTCCTCAAAATCTAGGACAACTTGTAAATTTATCTACTCTTTATCTCTCCAATAATTATCTAAGGGGATCCATTCCTTCAAGTCTTGGTCAACTTATAAGTCTAGTCTTCGTTGATTtgtcaaataattatttaaaaggaATCATTCCTACTAGTCTTAACCAACTTGTAAATCTGTATACACTTGATCTTTCAAGGAATAAATTAGATGGGAGAATGTGTATTGACTTTCAAAAACTTGTGAATCTATTATGCCTGGATCTGTCTTCAAACAATTTGTATGGAACCATCACAGTGGAAGAAAGTCATCCTTTTATTATCTCAAAAATGTCGTATTTGAATCTCTCACATAATCAAATCAGTGGCTCACTTCCTGAACATATTGGTCATATAATGCCCAATTTGGGGTCCTTGATTCTTGGAAATAACCTCATAAATGGTTCAATTCCAAAATCATTGTGCcaagttgatgatttgagtatCCTTGACCTTTCAAAGAACAGACTATCTGGTAAAATCCCCAATTGTTGGAAAGATAACAAAGCATGGGAAGAAATAAATTTGTCATCCAACAAACTCTCAGGGGCTGTTCCAAGTTCATTTGGGAACCTTTCCTCTCTCTCATGGTTGCATTTGAACAATAACAGCCTTCATGGAGAGTTTCTAGCATCTCTGAGAAATTTGTCACAGTTGTTGATTATGGATCTCGGAGAGAATCAAATTTCTGGAACCATCCCATCATGGAGTGCGAACACATTTTCTTCACTACAAATTCTAAGATTGAGGCAAAACAGGTTAAGTGGTAGCATTCCTTCACAGATATGTGAACTATCATCCATTCAAATCTTGGACCTTTCTCGCAACAATTTAAATGGTTCAATACCTCGCTGCATAGGCAATCTTCGAGGAATGACTCTTGAGGCTCCCGCTTTGTCTCCTGCTTCATCTGCGGCCGAGCTTAACAATTTGTCTCTTGCAGAATCTCGTTGGACAACTGAGGATGTCATAGAAGTCATAAAAGGAAGAGAACTTGACTACATAAGAATCTTGAAGCTTGTAGTCATCATGGACTTGTCCGAGAATAATTTGGTTGGCTCCATTCCAAAAGGAATAACATTGCTCAATGGTTTGCATAGCTTGAATCTATCAAACAATCATTTGATTGGAAAGATCCCTAACATGATAGGAGATATGAGATCACTTGAATCCTTTGATGTTTCGAGTAACCAACTCTCGGGTACAATTCCAAGCAGCATGTTAGCTTTAACATCACTAAGTCATTTAAACTTGTCACACAACGACTTCTCTGGCCCAATTCCTACAGAGAACCAGTTTTCAACTTATGATTCATCGAGTTATGCTGGCAACCCATATCTTTGTGGATCTCCTCTACCCAACAAATGTGGTTATTTACATGAAGATCATGGGAGCAACGAATTTGAAGATGAAGACAACAACTTAGATAAGTTGGAAAAGT
- the LOC112786620 gene encoding uncharacterized protein isoform X2 — translation MFIGSMHRLRYLSLADAGFGGRIPSNLGNLTNLHFLDLSGNGFSPDSNINWISELPFLEHLDMSFIYTWFQVNINLTINAPKLQFLSLADNGFSVSNLDALQNMTSLVHLDLHGNNLTLIPSLFGNFKKLEYLHLSRCGLHGPIPNAFQNATSIEFLDLSENNFDSLSSWFHKFKKLKHLFLSSNNFQGTIPVALQNITSIESLDLYVNSFTSVPSWFIELKKLVYLDLSLNKLTSMKCSISSILKSMCHLKWLYIAGNRLRQESIGNNDLSTCIRHDLENLDLSQNEFNDHLPSWLGQLENLGNLYLQDNFFYGPIPSSFGKLLKLKNLDLSNNKLEGDLPDFMGQLVNLMEVNLSNNSFNGTITQNLEQLVNLQYFDISNNYLKGIIPQNLGQLVNLSTLYLSNNYLRGSIPSSLGQLISLVFVDLSNNYLKGIIPTSLNQLVNLYTLDLSRNKLDGRMCIDFQKLVNLLCLDLSSNNLYGTITVEESHPFIISKMSYLNLSHNQISGSLPEHIGHIMPNLGSLILGNNLINGSIPKSLCQVDDLSILDLSKNRLSGKIPNCWKDNKAWEEINLSSNKLSGAVPSSFGNLSSLSWLHLNNNSLHGEFLASLRNLSQLLIMDLGENQISGTIPSWSANTFSSLQILRLRQNRLSGSIPSQICELSSIQILDLSRNNLNGSIPRCIGNLRGMTLEAPALSPASSAAELNNLSLAESRWTTEDVIEVIKGRELDYIRILKLVVIMDLSENNLVGSIPKGITLLNGLHSLNLSNNHLIGKIPNMIGDMRSLESFDVSSNQLSGTIPSSMLALTSLSHLNLSHNDFSGPIPTENQFSTYDSSSYAGNPYLCGSPLPNKCGYLHEDHGSNEFEDEDNNLDKLEKWLFYFVIAIGFATGFWGVIGTLWFKKTWRHAYFRWVEDLADTIYVTTAIRMAKLKKWMMMRSRVIA, via the exons ATGTTCATTGGTTCTATGCACCGCCTCAGGTATTTATCCCTCGCTGATGCTGGTTTTGGCGGGAGAATACCCAGCAATCTTGGAAATCTCACCAACCTCCACTTTCTTGATCTGAGTGGGAATGGATTTTCACCAGACAGCAACATCAATTGGATTTCTGAATTGCCATTCCTGGAACACCTTGATATGAGCTTTATTTACACTTGGTTTCAG GTTAATATTAATCTCACCATCAATGCTCCTAAACTTCAATTCCTAAGTCTTGCCGACAATGGATTTAGTGTGTCAAATTTGGATGCTTTACAAAACATGACATCTCTTGTGCATCTTGATCTCCATGGAAACAATCTTACTTTAATTCCATCTTTGTTTGGCAACTTCAAGAAACTTGAGTATCTTCATCTTTCTAGGTGTGGGCTTCATGGTCCAATTCCAAATGCTTTTCAAAATGCAACTTCCATTGAATTTTTGGACCTTTCTGAGAATAATTTTGACTCTCTTTCATCCTGGTTTCACAAGTTTAAAAAACTCAAACATCTTTTTCTTTCATCTAATAACTTCCAAGGTACAATTCCCgttgctttacaaaatataactAGCATCGAGTCCCTTGACCTTTATGTCAACTCTTTTACTTCAGTTCCATCTTGGTTTATTGAGTTAAAGAAACTTGTCTACCTCGATCTTTCACTTAATAAATTAACATCTATGAAATGTTCCATTTCATCCATTTTGAAAAGCATGTGTCACCTGAAATGGTTATATATAGCAGGAAATAGACTCCGACAAGAATCTATTGGAAACAATGATTTGTCTACCTGCATTAGACATGATTTGGAGAATCTTGACTTGAGTCAAAATGAATTTAACGATCATTTACCATCTTGGTTAGGACAACTTGAAAATCTAGGCAACCTTTATCTCCAAGATAATTTTTTCTATGGTCCCATTCCCTCTTCTTTTGGAAAATTACTGAAATTGAAAAACTTGGATTTATCCAACAACAAGTTAGAAGGGGACCTTCCTGATTTCATGGGACAACTTGTAAATTTAATGGAGGTGAATCTTTCAAATAATTCATTTAATGGAACGATTACTCAAAATCTTGAACAACTTGTAAATTTACAATATTTTGATAtctcaaataattatttaaaggGAATTATTCCTCAAAATCTAGGACAACTTGTAAATTTATCTACTCTTTATCTCTCCAATAATTATCTAAGGGGATCCATTCCTTCAAGTCTTGGTCAACTTATAAGTCTAGTCTTCGTTGATTtgtcaaataattatttaaaaggaATCATTCCTACTAGTCTTAACCAACTTGTAAATCTGTATACACTTGATCTTTCAAGGAATAAATTAGATGGGAGAATGTGTATTGACTTTCAAAAACTTGTGAATCTATTATGCCTGGATCTGTCTTCAAACAATTTGTATGGAACCATCACAGTGGAAGAAAGTCATCCTTTTATTATCTCAAAAATGTCGTATTTGAATCTCTCACATAATCAAATCAGTGGCTCACTTCCTGAACATATTGGTCATATAATGCCCAATTTGGGGTCCTTGATTCTTGGAAATAACCTCATAAATGGTTCAATTCCAAAATCATTGTGCcaagttgatgatttgagtatCCTTGACCTTTCAAAGAACAGACTATCTGGTAAAATCCCCAATTGTTGGAAAGATAACAAAGCATGGGAAGAAATAAATTTGTCATCCAACAAACTCTCAGGGGCTGTTCCAAGTTCATTTGGGAACCTTTCCTCTCTCTCATGGTTGCATTTGAACAATAACAGCCTTCATGGAGAGTTTCTAGCATCTCTGAGAAATTTGTCACAGTTGTTGATTATGGATCTCGGAGAGAATCAAATTTCTGGAACCATCCCATCATGGAGTGCGAACACATTTTCTTCACTACAAATTCTAAGATTGAGGCAAAACAGGTTAAGTGGTAGCATTCCTTCACAGATATGTGAACTATCATCCATTCAAATCTTGGACCTTTCTCGCAACAATTTAAATGGTTCAATACCTCGCTGCATAGGCAATCTTCGAGGAATGACTCTTGAGGCTCCCGCTTTGTCTCCTGCTTCATCTGCGGCCGAGCTTAACAATTTGTCTCTTGCAGAATCTCGTTGGACAACTGAGGATGTCATAGAAGTCATAAAAGGAAGAGAACTTGACTACATAAGAATCTTGAAGCTTGTAGTCATCATGGACTTGTCCGAGAATAATTTGGTTGGCTCCATTCCAAAAGGAATAACATTGCTCAATGGTTTGCATAGCTTGAATCTATCAAACAATCATTTGATTGGAAAGATCCCTAACATGATAGGAGATATGAGATCACTTGAATCCTTTGATGTTTCGAGTAACCAACTCTCGGGTACAATTCCAAGCAGCATGTTAGCTTTAACATCACTAAGTCATTTAAACTTGTCACACAACGACTTCTCTGGCCCAATTCCTACAGAGAACCAGTTTTCAACTTATGATTCATCGAGTTATGCTGGCAACCCATATCTTTGTGGATCTCCTCTACCCAACAAATGTGGTTATTTACATGAAGATCATGGGAGCAACGAATTTGAAGATGAAGACAACAACTTAGATAAGTTGGAAAAGT